In the Rhododendron vialii isolate Sample 1 chromosome 2a, ASM3025357v1 genome, CGTGTTTGCCGCAACTCCGTCGAACGGCAATTGCAACCTCTGTACACCTCCGTTCAAGATGGGTCTTGCACAAATCTCTTCGTATCGTCGAGATGCACGAGACTCAGGTATCAATTTGAGTCTTGGATAAGATTTTTGTTTCTGCAATTTTGGATAACAGCTCTTCGAGCAGCGCGTGAGGGCCACACCGGAATTTTTTCGGCGACGGAAAAATCCCTGGTGAACTTCTGAGTCCAAAGAACTCGTTTATGTGTCAAAACAAGTTTTCGATTAATTCGAAATTTTGGCCTTCAACCCAGTGGTTGTTTCGACTGGACAAGAGGCGGCTCGTTTTTGTTGCTGGATTTTATGGCGACCGACTGGTGTGGCTGAGACGATCTTGAActcaaaaatatgattttgagtGAATTGCTTTCTGGGCGGGCTACACAAGCAGTAGAATACCGAAggtattttcttttgtgagagattttttttttttacggatgAGCctggggctctgataccactttgttgggtggaggagtattgatcacacacttataatgtatgaaactcacaagagaattgcacaaacacactcacatatattgaactcattcaatctgaaaataacatacaaagaggaggaatttctctctctgtaactctcttattctcttactccactcacactttctctctcaatacaacctgtattttatagaggaactcatacaattgttcatagccatgcgaggcttccaagtcttcaagcgtgggctgccaattccacgaattcggctgagcctcatccattccacaaagtccacaaaggctgccaataattaagattaaatccacaaacccaatcaagcttactgtttatttcaacatATATCACATGTAACAACTCAAGAGTATTATTCAGTTTTTCGTTGATCAATTAAATTCCCAAAAAGTATTGAGGCTCAATTTGTGGTATATCGGTTTATAAAATTATaatcaattacaaataaatcaccagaaataaattatatattttataaTCAACGGAGTAATATTATTTTGTAGTTAATTTTATCActaaaagttttattttttttccaaaatatataGGACCTCATCTTACGAGCTTGCTTTGAGCACCAAATAAACTATTCTTGCTAAAGAAAAACTGAAAAGATCCATATAGATGTAGCCTATTTCTGGGCTAGCTGATCACTACCGAATTACTAGTAGATGTGAACACTCTTTTGGGCGCCACTAAGTTTACTTCCAATTCCAGAAAAGTATATGAGATATAATTGGAGAGGTGGAATATTGTGCCACAAATATGCcaccagaaaaaaaaagataaggaaGTATTGTATCCATCTTCTAGTGAAGTTGCTTTCGAAGAAGACCGGCCTGATATTTGATTCCTTTTCATCAAATAATGCAATGCCCATGCAACACCAtattacccccaaaaaaaaaaaaaaaaaacttgtaaataTGCATTATATATTCTTCTGGCATCAGATACCTTAGAAGGAATCAATTAAACAAAACCATCCACTTGAGTGACTGGGATTGGCACAAACAAACAATTTGTGCATTTTGGACAAAAGTGTTGTTTtgcaaaaggaagaaaagaatatAAGGTAAttagagaagaagaaaaaaaaaatgaaaaaggagttaggcagagagaaagagagaggaacccaaaaaagaaaagggggcgATTATTAGCAGCCtcttattttctcccttagcccactacatttcggtaaatagttgttgaaaatcatacataacatttcggtaaataactgttgaaaacaagattatatttcggtaactacatgttgaaaatatgtttaacattcaataaacaactgccgaacatacatttttggtaaatagttgttgaaaaaaatattatatttcggtaattgtatgctgaaaatgtatttcaattttggtaactaactgtcgagtataattgaaaatttttaacgggctatgagagaaaatacgaggctgcgaatagtcgcccccaaagaaaaagaaaaagagagacgCTAAATTATCAAAATCACCCCAAGGTTTCTGCAAATTACAAAATATTCCCTCACGtttggaaaattacaaaatacccTCATCTCATTATGAATACTACTTTGTCGTGATGTAGTCGCTAAGAAATTTGATGTAATTTGTCTCCCATCATCAAATTCTAATTGTAGTGGACTAGTTAACCTATTTTTCTTAGCATGTGAAAGGCTATTTTCATAACCTTTGTAGACTTTCACAAGCTACAAAAGAACAATGTGGTCTATTATAAGTAGGATTTGATGATGACAGACAGATTTTGTTGAATTCCCTAGCGGCTATATCacaaaaaaagagtaatttgtTATGAGATGAgggtattttgtaattttccaaaatgaGAGGATATTCTATAACTCGGGGGTGATGTTGCtaatttattcaaaataattcaaacaaaGAGATAATTAGTGTATGGACAGGGAGGGAATATATATAAGCAGAACAAAGGGATCATATCTATTAAGTGGAGGTGGAGAGGCATATGTGGGATTGAGAGGAAGTCACAAAGGATATTTGAGACGGAATATCCCCAATTGGttaatgctatgtttggatatgtttttgagaaattttttgggattatgactagagagaaaaatagaataattattgaaagtaggggtaataaatggaaagagaaatgaaaataataatcgGAGATAgttgtaatgagtggagagtaatgattaattaGAAGTAGAAAtattaatgagtattttttgagtaggaattttttttctaaaaaccaAATTGAACAAGGCTTACCAACAtgtaggggtgtaaacgagccgagttgaaCCGAGCTTCGGCGAGCCCtaatgagccgagcttagtcatttattaaacgagcttctttaatcgagtcgagtatcccttaacgagccgagtggAAGctgagcttttgtcgaacgagccgagctccactcggctcgttttgtaaacgagccgaaaactcgagctcaagctcggctcgcttactaaacgaaccgagtcgagtcgagccgagccttaacgagccaaaccGAGCAGAGCTCGTGAGCTGCTCGGTTCGCTTACAGTGCTACACGTAAATGACCCTTGTGGGAATTCAACTCCGCCTAGGTGCCACTTGCACATTTTGAATGATTGTAGACGGGGTTTTTTATTCACACAAATTTAAATCCTACTTGCACTAAAAGAGAATTTACACCACTAACTATTCTCATGTATTTTGATGAAATTACAAGctaaggttttttatttttattttttatgatcgGATGCCTAGACCAGCTTGTGTGTGCATGCACTTTGACTAATTTTGAAATCCTGAAGTTAACGACGGGACAACCCCTCCAATTGGCCCAAAGTCTTATGTCAAAGTGTGATCTTATTATGTCTTGTATAACCATGCTTATttggttttattattattactttGAACAGACTATTGATCACCGGAAAAAATCGTGATTGAATCTTTTGACTTTTAATAACGACCTGATCATAGAATCATGGTTAAAGCCCATGATCTTTTACGTTTTTTTAGTAGTACCACTCGTAGCTTTAAATCGATACCAGATTTAAATAGCAATCCTAGGGCCATTTGATCCGATGCTATTGgccattttgagagagagagagagagagagagagagagagagagagagagagagagagagttcattGCATTGCAGTGCTTTTTTCGTTCACTTGAACTCAAATTACCATGATTCCTCATGCGCTCCTTCCAACTCCGTTGAGCTTTCGAATGTCCAAATTTAGACTACCAGCTTACCATTAAAAACTTAGCTGGAGGGACTAGTAGTACTAATTTGCTTGGAGCCTTGTTTGAGGAGTACTAATATGCTTGGAGCCTTGATGGGATTGATATTAAGGCTTAATATATACGAGCAAGCTGGAGGGACTAGTAGTAGTCCTACCAATGGGAGGATTGGGAAACCTGGCCTGGTTTCAACCAGGTATTGTTAATCCCATCCCAAATTCATCTGTGCAAGAATATGTAATATCTCATCGCTAGCTAGATCATCCAACTTAATTAGTACTGGTCGGTAATTTGTTGGGGAACAATTAATTAATGCGGACTTTCTAGACCGGCCCGTAAAAACCCCTTATATAGAGTATACATTGTTATACGCCTGGATTGGAACCAAAAAGTAAGGGTTTGAAAGGGTACAGAGGAGATTTTAAGCAGTTTTATAGTGTTTGTGAGAGGTTGTAGCATTATATTTTCTTGGCTAGGCAAATGCATACGcgcggtaattttttttggagaaaagcAGATTTATTAAAGGGACCGAGTCCAAAACTCAAGGAAAGACCTCGAGAAAGAATACAACCAGACCATCTAAAATCAACCAAAACCTGACCAACCTAACCAAACTAGAATAAAGTTACAAGAAAACTGAATCAGTAATCCTCCAATCACAACAAACTCTGAAATTGTCAGGGGATTTGATCTCATGTCTCCAAGAGTTAGTACAACTCTTCACTTCCTCCAAAATCAACTTCTCCACAGCAGAATGATCATGACCCAACTGTTGAGAAATACGACCATTTCGTTCCTTCCAAAGGTGGTAGACAGAGACTGCTAAACAGAGCTTAAACAAAGTAGACCTCATAGAACCTCCCTTGCTATGAAGAAGACCCCACTAAATTTCAGAATTGAGATCCCATGCGTGGGTTGGAAGGCCACAAGCAGCCCTAACCCGGAGCCAAACAgaagaggaaaaaggacaatcaaaaaacaaatgggAATGACTCTCCACTCCCCCACGGCACAACACATAGATGCGGTCATTTATAATCCACCAATTACACAACCTATCCTCGGTAGAAAGCCTACCAAGAACAACCAACCACAAAATGAAGGACCACCTTGGGAAGTGCTTTTTGTACCAGACCATTGGCCACCAACCAACAACAGGTGCTTTGAAGCGCAAGGCATCCAAAGCTGACTTAGTAGAATAGCGACTAGAAATAGTCAAGGTCCAAATAACTTATCCACTCTCCCTTCATGGGGCAACAAGTCAGGAGCAGTGTTATCCATAATCTCTTTAACTATAACATTTCTGTTCCTAGGCCATCTCCATCCTCCATTATGGATTATAGTGCTAACTTTTGCATTAAGGGATCTCCCTAAATTAAAAGCCACTCTATCCCCAAACTTAAGGTACAAAGGACCAAGGGAATGCCAGTTATCTAACCATAGAAAAGTGTTGCAACCATTACCAATCCTGTGTTTAATAAACCTTTGACCATCTCTTCGCAAACCAAAGATCTTCCGCTAAGTCCAAGAAGAGTCTTGAGGGAGATCCATAGCCCAGATACTACGGTTCTTTATCACGTAAGAGTGAATCCATTTGACCCACAGAATGTCTTCCTTTCTGCAGAGAGCCCATAAATGCCTTAGCATAGAAGCCTTGTTCCATTCAGTGAGCCTCTTAAAACCCAGACCTCCTTCTTTCTTAGGAACACAAACTGCAGCCCAAGCAACCTTAGCTCCTGAGGATTTCAACTCCAATCCTTTCCAAAGaaaagcactgagcaaactttCTATTTCCTTCAAAGTTTTCTTAGGAAGAATGAATATAGAAGCCCAATAAACCTGGATACTAAAAAGAATAGAATTAATCAACTGAGCTCTCCCCCCAAAAGACAAAAGCTTATTAGACCAGGATTGGATTCTCTTCAACAATTTTTCCTTAAGAATCACACAATTAGAATGCCTTAGTTTTGAAGAAATAAGAGGAACCCCTAAATATTTTATAGGGAGACTGTCCTCAGGAATGTCCAGGATAGACCTCAATTCTACTTTCAAATAAGCGCTGGCACCAGCAAAAAAACAAGCACTCTTACTAAAATTAGGCTGCAGCCCAGAATAGGAATGGAAGTCCTTCAACAACCCATCAATAGTAGCAAATGTTGGAGAATCAGCCCCACATAGTATGAACATATCATTGGCAAACACTAAATGAGATAGAGACGGAGCAACACATTTAGGATGGAAAGAGAAAATTCATTGGGAAATTCTGAATTGTAACAAAGCAGAGAAAGCTTCCATGATAAGCAAAAACAAGTAAGGGGAAATAGGGTCCCCTTGTCGCAATTCCCTTTTGCCAGGAAAAAACCCTTTCAACTCCCCGTTGATGAGAACACAGAACCGTGGGGTAGTGACACAAGCTTTAACCCAACTAGTGAATTGGACAGGAAACTCCATAATCTGCATAACACCAAATAGAAATTCCCAATCCACACTATCGTAAGCCTTCATGACATCCAGTTTAATTGCACATCTTGGAGCCCCTTGATCCCTATGATAGCCCCACACAAGTTCTTGCATGACTAAAATGTTATCCATAATAGATCTTCCTTTTATGAAAGCTGATTGAGAGGGCCCAATGACGATAGGTAGAACAACTCGCAATCTGTTGGCCAAAATCTTGGTTATGCATTTATAGACAATGTTGCAGCAGGCTATAGGCCTAAAATCCTTAATGGAGTTAGGGGCCGCAGGAACCTTGGGAATCAAAGCTACTGCAGTAGAATTCCAACGAACATCTTTTCATTAACGAAAGCGCGGTAATTACTATTTCATTAACGAACATCTTTTCTCCAAGCAAAGATCAACGAAAGTAAAGACTAGACTACCTTACCATTAAAAACTTAGCCAATACAACTTTTTGGATCTAATCATGCCTTAGATCTAAAACCATTGTAACGTTTTCCATAGTTCACACACTTACCTAACCAACAAAAAGAGAATTATTTGAAGCCACATAGTTCCTAAAACCcttaatttcagaaaaaaagCTCATCGCTATTGCAAAATTTAGCTAAACTCGATTGCTTCTCGTGTTCATAGTACGTTCAAGCGCTTTCATTTGAGTAGATTGTCGAGCGATGACAGCTTTTGTGGATGGATTTTGATTCAAAACAATCGAATACCCATCGTCGTACGATTCCATCCCTTCCCCCATGATCTGCCAAACCAAGCCGCCTCCGATGCCTCCTCCACTTCTCGCGAAGTTGTAGATATTCATGTATATTGCATTCAGGAATGAGTCTCTTGCGTTAATACTGTACCCTGCGTCTTTGCTTGATTTGCCAAATTCGCTGAAAACCATAGGCTTCTTCAGTATGGTCCTCGAATCTGTCCAGTGACTCGTCATCCATCTTTGCATAAACCCCATTTGCGAGTTATCGTCCTTTCCCGATAGCCTGTTGACAAAAAGCCGGCTTACCACAAAATGCTAGGTACGTACGtacttttctttctattttcgcttgcgaaaaaaattaaaaatcggGGGAAAATACTACGAAATAAAGAAAACGAAAGCATGTTTGGACAACAATTTTGGTTTCATAGGTCTTGTTAACTTCAACATGCATCTCAAAGCTTTTGAAAACACAAATAGTGGcgctttcctttcttttcaaacatTTCCATTCAATCAGGCTAGGCCAGGCCACCTCAGTTACCcctagccttttttttttttgcttcaaattATCGAAAATTGACAACGTTCCATAGTGCTAGTTTGTTCACTCACTTTTACACACCTAATTATGAAGCCCACGCAGGGATCCCATTTTGATAGTCTGATCCGTTAATTGAAGTTTGTACGTACTGTTGTTAGTAACGATGGTGAATTTAATTAATTACCAAATATCAGGATAGGCGTGAATGGTTGCGAAATCGATCTCCTTAACGAGATTATTGGCTATAAAATCAGTGCCAACTTGGTAGCCAGGGTTGTACTGCTTCCTGTCTGGGTTTGAGTCTCCATAGAAACCTTCCATCCCAATTTCCAGTAAGTGGTTACTGTCGATAGATTTCACATATGATGCCATCTCTTCAACCCATCCCTGCCATATTAGTAGTGTACAGTACACAGGACCCATCAATACTTGTTGATtaaattttggaaaatagtgAAGATCGATTgactttgaaaattaattttattttaagagTATATACTACCTCTGTCCCAAAATCAATTAATGTTTGTCCATCTCGCAAAACAAGAACTCAAAATAGGTACTGTTGTCAAATTAAGTAAATACTATAGATattatcaatgagatcttttaatttgtgacaaattttttttaaatttttttcaactaaaatattcatttttgaattacatatcattttgtttgatggacaaacatttttggaacggaggaagtatatgTAATCTTTGTAGCactacatttttatttatttatttatgaatgGCTTACATTGTAATCAAGAAACTATTCCATTAATTTATTTATAGTGGTCCTACGGATATCGAAAAATTTACTCCATACTCACAATACATTGAGCCACAAAGACCCTCATCTATTGTGATTACAGAGTAGATTTTCTAATCTTTCTCGATCGGTACTcttaaaatttctcatttttatatattattatcaaaaatgatttttttttttttttttacgaataTTTCAGGCTCACATTTAAGGTTTTTCCGGAGTAATCAATTTGGCAGCGAGGTTCATTCATAAGTTCCCATGCCATGATCGTTGGATCGTCTTTGTAAGCGACTCCATTTACTGTATTCATCCTTGTTAGCACCCTCTGTTAGCAAAAAAAGACAATCATTATAAGATTTTGGGGAAGTGCTGCATGCACCGTTGAATCACCTTAAATtctaaatattaaaaaaagagagggtacATTGTAACATTTGAATAGAAATTCATGCAATATTTACATAAAAATTCATAGCAACAAAAATTAATATTGTGAATTCTAGATTTATgtgaaaatgttttatttaaatatACAAAAGTTATGATAACTAATGTAATATCGATGTTACAAATTCTAGTGCAAATGTgagaatttttataaaaacattAGGAATTTTCGTGCAGGCGTTTATGAACTTCTTCTATACTCAATAGATGCATACCCTACACGTCATTACGCCAACGCGCGGAGTGTACGTATGCTGCATAATTAACAAACTATCGTTGAATTTGACGCAATGTTTGGCTACAATGCAGTCTTCGAAACGTAATTTGCTGAGAGTTATTTCAAAAGATGTTTCTTAAttgtcaaaaattattttctccaAAGAATACTAATTAAGATAGCTAGGAATAATCAGAACAAATAGTACTTTGTAAAGTCAAAATTAATTAActgaaaataacaagaaaattaattaacaGAGCCCTTGACAGGTATGCTATACAAACCTTGACATGATTCATGTAGTAGCCCTTGATAACTTGATTAGTGTAAAAATCATCGTCCCCATTTACCGGTACACCAGCTCCTCTCGCCCAATTCACGTACTGTGATCTTCCTCCGAAGTCTTTATAATTGTTGCTCAAACTCAATATTAATCGAATTCCGTATTTTTTCGCCTCCGAGATCACGAAATCCAGTGCCTGATCGATCGAGATTAATCAGTTAAATAATCATTGTTAGTATCAATAAAAGACAGCACAGTACTTAATTTTATTATTGCTTTAGCAATGGCATTAATTTCTGTAATCAAACCACCTCGATCTCACTAAATAAGCATTATTAATTGTTAATaaaaatattgtagatattAGCAATGGCATTAATTTCTgtaaatttatttaaataaaaacaatataAAATGGATGATAATTATATATAGAGATTGCAAAAACCAATTCTCCATACAAAACCTGGAAAACTGGTTCGTTATAGGCTCCGGGAGATATCTGCAAAGCTCGGTCGCCTCCATCACTGAAAGCCCAAGTGCGGCAAACAGTGAGACCGGCAGCTGCAGCCTCGCGGAAGGTATCGGAAACCTTGTGTCTTTCGCTAGGCTCAGCTGCCACATGCATCATCCAGTAGGAGTTGAACCCGTTAAAGAGGAAAGGTGATGAACCATCTACCACAAATTGTGTATCTCTAGTCTTGACAAAACTACCACTAGTAGTACCAGCTACTACTAGAATTATTACTAGCACTAATGGTATATTGAATAGACCCCTAGCATAACCTTGTGTGGGTGACATTCTAGGTGAGGGTACTTTTGTCATTGTGCCCAAATGGGTTTGATAATTGGTTGATAGTGAGTAGTAAAACTCTTGAATGGATAGAATGGGAATCACTGTAAAGGGGTTTGGTGCCTATTTATAGAGGGAAGGGGGAGGGGGACTTGGGGCTGTTGTGCTCCTAATAAGAACATGCATCAGGTCTTGTTGTGCCTTGTAGATCCGAACTAAAGCTTGACAAGTTGTgcatccttgtaaaaaatcagttggATTGGATACTGGTAACCAGAGGGtcgaaaaaaatcatttttaaggagtatttttataattatatttgtcatatatttttttttgacaatgtTTTTCGATAACCGAGTTATTAGTGTTTGATCGCCTTGATTTTTTGGCAAATTAAAATGTTCCACTTGTAGAGTTTTACACCGTGATCGGATTGGATCAACTTTTGAACTCGGGACTAGAATTGCATTGAGCAAGGCCGGCCTTGGGCTAAAGTACGAGGTGCTGGCACTTTAGGCCTctgaaattttagaaaaacGAGGGCctcatttttcataaaaaaaaaatcaaatataattatatttatataaatgttCCGTGTTTGAACATAATGTCAATTCTAGCACAAGTGGTCTGTGTGAGGTACGTGAAATTGGGATGAGAGATCCTTGTGGTTCAAATCCTCGGGAGGTTTTTTTTGACAAAggttttttccctcttttttttcttttgaatctaGGAATAAATAATATACAACTCTTAAaccttttgcatttttttggttaaagtTAATAACATGATTAGTTTAAAAAATGCAACTTATGAGTGGTATTTCattatgtttgattttttttctaatggtataaaatatttcaaaattttattttagttaaattacgaaactaaaataccatgttcaatatttttacCTTATATTAACCACCcatattgatttttattttattttatagaaaaCCTAAGTCCTCAATTTTAAAAGTCGCTTTAAGCCGCCAAATTCTCAGGACCGGCCCTGACAGTCAAGGCACAACAGAAAAGAGTGGAGCTGTAGTGGAGCCAGAGGGGGCCGACTACACCCATCTTTTTAAAATGTAATATGAGGTATAATTCTATATTTTAATAAGTTTTCGTAGAGTATCTTTAAAGTTATGGTTTATCGAGGTtaaattttaacaattttacatCACCTCATGAAATTTTGCGAAGTACGCACATGTGTGCTTTAGTTCCGAAATAAGTATAATAAATCCACGTATTTATTGATGCATTGGACCAAAATTATCAAACTATATAGTGTATaatactagaaaaaaa is a window encoding:
- the LOC131315888 gene encoding mannan endo-1,4-beta-mannosidase 5-like; protein product: MTKVPSPRMSPTQGYARGLFNIPLVLVIILVVAGTTSGSFVKTRDTQFVVDGSSPFLFNGFNSYWMMHVAAEPSERHKVSDTFREAAAAGLTVCRTWAFSDGGDRALQISPGAYNEPVFQALDFVISEAKKYGIRLILSLSNNYKDFGGRSQYVNWARGAGVPVNGDDDFYTNQVIKGYYMNHVKRVLTRMNTVNGVAYKDDPTIMAWELMNEPRCQIDYSGKTLNGWVEEMASYVKSIDSNHLLEIGMEGFYGDSNPDRKQYNPGYQVGTDFIANNLVKEIDFATIHAYPDIWLSGKDDNSQMGFMQRWMTSHWTDSRTILKKPMVFSEFGKSSKDAGYSINARDSFLNAIYMNIYNFARSGGGIGGGLVWQIMGEGMESYDDGYSIVLNQNPSTKAVIARQSTQMKALERTMNTRSNRV